A genomic stretch from Edaphobacter aggregans includes:
- a CDS encoding DUF488 domain-containing protein codes for MKLTIKRVYDEPNANDGTRILIDRLWPRGLSKKKARVDLWLKEIAPSTELRKWFAHDPAKWADFKTRYHAELKHNSEHLAVLKQAIAKGPVTLLYGVKDEQHNDAIVLQELLQH; via the coding sequence ATGAAACTAACCATCAAACGCGTCTACGACGAACCAAACGCCAACGACGGAACCAGAATTCTAATCGATCGCCTCTGGCCGCGAGGCTTATCGAAAAAGAAGGCCCGCGTCGATCTGTGGTTGAAAGAGATCGCACCCAGCACCGAGCTCCGCAAGTGGTTCGCTCACGATCCCGCCAAATGGGCAGACTTCAAAACCCGCTACCACGCCGAGCTCAAACACAACAGCGAGCATTTGGCAGTCCTGAAACAAGCAATAGCCAAAGGCCCAGTGACCCTTCTCTACGGCGTAAAAGACGAGCAGCACAACGACGCAATCGTCCTCCAGGAACTCCTGCAACACTAA
- a CDS encoding cupin domain-containing protein codes for MTTSKDDGNMIDHVAQFDLIQEIAECESKKPWPSGHYAKTLFKKPDFRTVLITMEPSAKMKEHHADGTISVQILKGQIRFVVKGKARDLTTGNLLTLGASIRHEIEALEDSAFLLTISWPSEQELLAMKHRGYGT; via the coding sequence ATGACCACCTCAAAAGATGACGGCAACATGATCGACCATGTCGCCCAGTTCGATCTCATACAGGAGATCGCGGAGTGTGAAAGTAAAAAGCCCTGGCCGTCCGGCCACTACGCAAAGACTCTCTTCAAGAAACCCGATTTCAGAACCGTGCTGATCACAATGGAGCCCTCCGCGAAAATGAAGGAGCACCACGCCGACGGCACCATCTCCGTGCAGATCCTCAAGGGGCAGATACGCTTTGTCGTCAAAGGCAAGGCCCGTGATCTGACAACTGGAAATCTCCTCACCCTTGGTGCTTCGATCAGGCACGAAATAGAGGCCCTCGAAGACTCCGCCTTCCTACTAACCATCTCCTGGCCAAGCGAACAGGAGCTGCTGGCCATGAAACACCGCGGCTACGGTACCTAG
- a CDS encoding dipeptidase, whose product MMTAAVEFAQKNRVRFVDELKALLRIPSVSTLPEHVGDVRRAAEFVAAELERIGMENVRLIETSTDERVIADASGHALLVPARHGHPLVYADWLHVEGGPTVLCYGHYDVQPAEPLDEWKSPPFEPTERDGNIYARGAVDDKGQMWMHVKALESLFVAGGGKLPVNVRVIVEGEEEVGGEGIARFVREHGDELKADVALVSDTEMFAPELPTLCVGLRGMIYTEIEVRGARTDLHSGMYGGAAPNPFVALAQVIAKLKDDEGKILIPGFCDKVAKPTADELKAWKALPFDEEHYRETEVGSVTLTGEPGYSVLERTWARPTLDVHGMPGGFIGAGAKTVIPARALAKVSMRLVPDMTPAESFAKYKAYVESIVPKGVELQVRMIHSGDPIVVSTDNAYVKAATEAMHEVFGKETVFVRGGGSIPIVGDFVRELKIPTVMMGFGLPDDNLHAPNEKFHLANFHRGIESIVRFLSGVGA is encoded by the coding sequence ATGATGACGGCAGCGGTAGAGTTTGCGCAGAAGAATCGGGTGCGTTTTGTCGATGAGTTGAAGGCGCTGTTGCGGATTCCTTCGGTGTCGACGCTGCCGGAGCATGTTGGCGATGTACGGCGTGCGGCGGAGTTCGTTGCGGCGGAGCTGGAGCGGATTGGGATGGAGAATGTCCGGCTGATAGAGACGTCGACGGATGAGCGGGTGATCGCGGATGCTTCGGGACATGCGCTGCTGGTTCCGGCGCGACATGGGCATCCGCTAGTCTATGCGGATTGGCTGCATGTTGAAGGTGGTCCGACGGTGCTTTGCTATGGGCACTATGATGTGCAGCCGGCTGAGCCTCTGGATGAGTGGAAATCGCCGCCGTTTGAGCCGACGGAGCGCGATGGGAACATCTATGCGCGCGGTGCGGTGGATGACAAGGGACAGATGTGGATGCATGTGAAGGCGCTGGAATCGCTGTTTGTCGCGGGTGGCGGGAAGCTGCCGGTGAATGTAAGGGTGATCGTTGAGGGTGAGGAAGAGGTCGGCGGCGAGGGGATTGCCCGGTTTGTCCGTGAGCATGGGGATGAGCTGAAGGCAGATGTTGCGCTGGTGAGCGATACGGAGATGTTCGCGCCAGAGCTGCCGACTTTGTGCGTCGGGCTGCGGGGGATGATTTATACGGAGATCGAGGTGCGGGGGGCTCGGACGGATCTGCACTCGGGGATGTATGGCGGGGCGGCTCCAAATCCTTTTGTGGCGCTGGCGCAGGTGATTGCGAAGCTGAAGGATGATGAAGGGAAGATTTTGATTCCGGGCTTCTGCGACAAGGTAGCGAAGCCGACTGCCGATGAGTTGAAGGCGTGGAAGGCGCTGCCGTTCGATGAAGAGCACTATCGCGAGACCGAGGTTGGTTCGGTTACGCTGACGGGCGAGCCGGGGTATAGCGTACTGGAACGGACGTGGGCGAGGCCGACGCTTGATGTGCATGGGATGCCGGGAGGATTTATTGGCGCGGGCGCGAAGACGGTGATTCCGGCGAGGGCGCTGGCGAAGGTGAGCATGCGGCTGGTTCCGGATATGACTCCGGCGGAGAGCTTTGCGAAGTACAAGGCTTATGTGGAGTCGATTGTGCCGAAGGGCGTGGAGCTTCAGGTGCGGATGATTCATTCGGGCGACCCGATTGTGGTGAGTACGGATAATGCATATGTGAAGGCTGCGACTGAGGCGATGCATGAGGTCTTCGGGAAGGAGACGGTGTTTGTGCGTGGCGGCGGCTCGATTCCGATTGTGGGTGACTTCGTGCGAGAGCTGAAGATTCCGACGGTGATGATGGGGTTTGGGCTGCCGGACGACAATCTGCATGCTCCGAATGAGAAGTTTCATCTGGCGAACTTTCATCGTGGCATCGAGTCGATTGTGAGGTTTCTGAGCGGAGTGGGGGCTTAG